In the Girardinichthys multiradiatus isolate DD_20200921_A chromosome 4, DD_fGirMul_XY1, whole genome shotgun sequence genome, one interval contains:
- the ist1 gene encoding IST1 homolog isoform X1, translated as MLGGGFKGERLRVNLRLVINRLKLLEKKKTELAQKARKEIADYLSSGKDERARIRVEHIIREDYMVEAMEILELYCDLLLTRFGLIQSMKELDPGLQEAVSTMIWAAPRLQSEVNELKIVSEQLCAKYSKEYGKMCRTNQIGTVNDRLMHKLSVEAPPKILVERYLIEIAKNYNVPYEPDAMVHPEVCPGEEADLIDVDADRKNGGGGGGGGFSAPPATAMHMPMPMPMPMPTAFNYPPPKGAEPFNPSVGTYNFQPPVVGGPPPQLPSSPPTYESIDDFTVKPSVPSQTLGPTPAPRHSFDHNNLPELPSVPDTLPTSTLGGHTTNSDDIDFDDLTRRFEELKKKT; from the exons ATGTTGGGAGGAGGATTCAAAGGAGAGAGGCTAAGAGTTAACCTCCGGCTGGTCATAAACCGGCTTAAGCTCctagagaagaagaaaa CTGAGCTCGCCCAGAAAGCAAGGAAGGAGATTGCAGATTACCTGTCCTCTGGAAAGGATGAGCGGGCCCGGATTCGAGTTGAGCACATCATCAGAGAGGACTACATGGTTGAAGCCATGGAAATCCTTGAGCTTTACTGTGACTTGCTGCTCACTCGCTTCGGCCTCATTCAGTCCATGAA GGAACTAGATCCAGGCTTGCAAGAGGCAGTGTCCACAATGATCTGGGCAGCACCGCGCCTCCAGTCAGAGGTGAATGAACTGAAGATC GTGTCCGAACAGCTATGTGCAAAATACAGCAAGGAGTATGGCAAGATGTGCAGGACAAACCAGATTGGAACAGTCAACGACAGG TTGATGCACAAACTGAGTGTGGAGGCACCTCCCAAGATTTTGGTGGAGCGTTATCTGATAGAGATTGCCAAGAACTATAACGTGCCATATGAGCCTGACGCCATGGTCcat CCTGAAGTGTGTCCTGGAGAGGAGGCAGACCTCATTGATGTTGATGCAGACAGGAAGaatggaggtggaggtggtggaggtggtTTCTCTGCTCCTCCTGCTACAGCTATGCATATGCCCATGCCCATGCCCATGCCCATGCCAACAGCTTTTAACTATCCACCTCCAAAAGGAGCC gaaCCTTTTAACCCTTCAGTTGGAACCTACAACTTCCAGCCCCCAGTGGTAGGAGGGCCGCCCCCTCAGCTGCCTTCTTCTCCCCCTACATACGAGTCT ATCGATGACTTCACTGTCAAACCTTCTGTTCCTTCTCAGACTTTAG GCCCTACTCCTGCGCCTCGTCACTCGTTTGACCACAACAACCTACCAGAACTTCCTTCCGTTCCCGACACGCTCCCCACCTCCACCCTTGGTGGACACACCACCAACTCAGACGACATCGACTTTGACGATTTGACACGGCGGTTCGAGGAGCTGAAAAAGAAGACCTAA
- the mcee gene encoding methylmalonyl-CoA epimerase, mitochondrial: protein MASAVLKVAVAGISRCSRVTLLRAHSTTAPLQHGVPGSLWKLGKLNHIAIAVPDMEKATALYRDVLGATVSEKVPLPEHGVYTVFVELGNTKLELLHPLGEKSPISGFLQKNKSGGMHHICIEVDDINAAVADLKSKNIRTLSAEPRIGAHGKPVMFLHPKDCDGVLVELEEA from the exons ATGGCGTCCGCTGTGCTGAAGGTTGCAG TTGCAGGCATTTCCAGATGTTCCCGTGTCACCCTTCTGAGGGCACATTCGACAACAGCCCCCCTTCAACACGGCGTTCCTGGATCCCTGTGGAAGCTGGGGAAGCTGAACCACATAGCCATCGCCGTCCCTGACATGGAGAAGGCCACGGCTCTGTATCGAGACGTGCTCGGTGCCACTGTGAGCGAGAAGGTCCCCCTGCCGGAGCACGGCGTCTACACTGTGTTTGTGGAGCTGGGGAACACTAAGCTGGAGCTGCTCCATCCTCTCGGGGAGAAGAGCCCCATCTCTGGGTTCTTACAGAAAAACAAGTCAGGAGGGATGCACCACATTTGTATTGAG GTGGACGACATTAACGCTGCGGTGGCCGACCTGAAATCAAAGAACATCAGAACCCTGTCGGCAGAGCCTCGGATAGGTGCTCATGGGAAACCGGTCATGTTCCTTCATCCCAAAGACTGTGACGGTGTGCTGGTGGAGCTGGAAGAAGCATGA
- the mphosph10 gene encoding U3 small nucleolar ribonucleoprotein protein MPP10, which yields MFVPRNQSATSEEFPLEPVYLRHSDGHTCEGVMANGEIRRVLEDCVKIINDNTAQPENFLSLQDGPAAEFTSLTKTLYDLQKSQEPAGYKGSPLAQLVVDNFDEEQIWQELELQNDAVMKHFKNAIDEAVINTLTLLSEEEEVEENEETDDESDTEQPPKLRNKKAAVVESDSEEDSDIDFDVDALEKQRKQSVTTDLRGKVVPSEVDDKFFKLSEMESFLDEMEKREGKEDEGGDDIDYFQDLPSDEDDDLDLDKLLSSKRKKKNTAKSSRNLKYTDFFDAVDNEAAKTNREHDEMEDSQEEGEEDDYEDDDEEEDDDEDERGSPTKASQKKVTFDLSGEEDSEGEDIEEIFGGKAPSSEKSEVKSSYEKRQEKMSQKIQELENSSLAEKPWQLSGEVTAQTRPENSMLEEDVEFEQASRMAPAITEETTLLLEDVIKQRIKDQAFDDVERKEKPKEEVFEYKKRLTLDHEKSKKSLAEIYEQEYIKQTQHKTEEEENPAHVEIQKLMDTLFLKLDALSNFHFTPKPPVPEVKVVSNLPSITMEEVAPVSTSDATLLAPEEVKEKNKAGDMLGDTEKTTTDKKRERRQKKKVKGLKIKEKEKRQKLKEASKTGEIKKPSKAEVTENLKKLTKGGKATILKDEGKDKALRSSQAFFSHLQDQVRSQIKSAKKQSSKKKKQKDISVSKLKL from the exons ATGTTCGTACCTCGGAACCAATCCGCTACATCGGAAGAGTTTCCCTTAGAGCCTGTTTACCTGCGACACTCCGACGGTCACACATGTGAGGGAGTCATGGCTAACGGAGAAATCAGGAGAGTGTTGGAGGACTGTGTCAAGATAATAAACGACAACACGGCGCAGCCGGAGAACTTCCTGAG CCTTCAAGATGGACCTGCAGCAGAATTTACTTCCCTCACCAAGACTCTGTATGACCTCCAGAAATCTCAGGAGCCTGCAGGTTATAAGGGCAGCCCGCTGGCTCAGTTGGTTGTGGACAACTTTGACGAGGAGCAGATTTGGCAGGAGCTGGAGCTGCAGAACGATGCTGTGATGAAGCATTTTAAAAATGCCATAGATGAGGCTGTAATTAACACCCTAACTCTGCTGTCAGAGGAAGAAGAGGTGGAGGAGAATGAAGAGACAGATGATGAAAGCGACACTGAACAACCTCCTAAACTCCGAAACAAAAAGGCAGCGGTGGTGGAGAGTGACTCCGAGGAAGACTCTGACATAGATTTTGATGTGGATGCTCTTgagaagcagaggaagcagaGCGTGACGACTGACCTCAGAGGGAAAGTTGTTCCCTCTGAGGTCGACGATAAATTTTTCAAACTGTCAGAGATGGAGTCGTTTCTTGATGAGATGGAAAAACGTGAGGGAAAGGAAGACGAGGGTGGAGATGATATTGACTACTTTCAGGACCTTCCATCTGATGAGGATGATGATTTGGACTTGGATAAGTTGTTGTCCtccaagagaaaaaagaaaaacaca GCAAAGAGCTCCAGGAATCTCAAGTACACAGACTTCTTTGATGCTGTGGACAATGAAGCAGCTAAAACCAATAGAGAGCATGATGAGATGGAGGACAGCCAGGAAGAAGGTGAAGAAGATGAttatgaggatgatgatgaagaggaggatgatgatga GGATGAGAGAGGAAGTCCGACTAAAGCATCTCAAAAgaaggtgacctttgacctgtcTGGTGAAGAGGACAGCGAGGGGGAGGACATAGAGGAGATTTTTGGAGGAAAAGCTCCAAGCTCGGAAAAGTCCGAAGTAAAATCTTCATATGAGAAGCGACAGGAAAAG ATGTCCCAGAAGATCCAGGAGCTGGAGAACTCATCTCTTGCAGAGAAGCCGTGGCAGCTTTCCGGAGAGGTGACAGCGCAGACCCGTCCAGAGAACAGCATGCTGGAGGAAGACGTGGAGTTTGagcaggcatcaagaatgg CCCCTGCTATCACAGAGGAGACCACCCTGCTGCTTGAAGACGTCATAAAACAGAGAATTAAAGACCAG GCATTTGATGATGTGGAGCGTAAAGAGAAGCCTAAGGAGGAGGTTTTTGAATACAAGAAGAGGCTGACCCTGGACCATGAGAAGAGCAAGAAAAGTCTTGCAGAAATCTATGAGCAAGAATACATCAAACAGACTCAG CATAAgactgaggaagaggagaaccCAGCTCATGTAGAAATTCAAAAACTTATGGACACGCTCTTCCTAAAGCTGGATGCTCTTTCCAACTTCCACTTCACACCAAAACCA CCTGTTCCAGAGGTCAAGGTGGTGTCAAACCTCCCATCCATTACTATGGAGGAGGTAGCTCCAGTCAGCACTAGTGATGCTACTCTGCTCGCACCAGAAGAAGTCAAG GAGAAGAACAAGGCCGGAGACATGCTGGGTGATACTGAGAAGACAACGACCGACAAGAAGCGCGAGAGACGGCAAAAGAAGAAAGTGAAGGGTCTGAAGATTaaggagaaggagaagagaCAAAAACTTAAAGAGGCCAGCAAAACTGGGGAGATCAAAAAGCCATCAAAGGCTGAGGTCACCGAAAACCTGAAGAAACTCACAAAGGGAGGCAAAGCTACAATACTAAAG GATGAAGGAAAGGACAAGGCTCTGCGGTCTTCTCAGGCCTTCTTCTCTCACCTGCAGGACCAGGTCAGAAGTCAGATCAAAAGTGCAAAGAAGCAGTCttcaaagaagaagaaacaaaaggATATTTCTGTCAGCAAACTAAAGCTGTAA
- the ist1 gene encoding IST1 homolog isoform X2: MLGGGFKGERLRVNLRLVINRLKLLEKKKTELAQKARKEIADYLSSGKDERARIRVEHIIREDYMVEAMEILELYCDLLLTRFGLIQSMKELDPGLQEAVSTMIWAAPRLQSEVNELKIVSEQLCAKYSKEYGKMCRTNQIGTVNDRLMHKLSVEAPPKILVERYLIEIAKNYNVPYEPDAMVHPEVCPGEEADLIDVDADRKNGGGGGGGGFSAPPATAMHMPMPMPMPMPTAFNYPPPKGAEPFNPSVGTYNFQPPVVGGPPPQLPSSPPTYESTLGPTPAPRHSFDHNNLPELPSVPDTLPTSTLGGHTTNSDDIDFDDLTRRFEELKKKT, from the exons ATGTTGGGAGGAGGATTCAAAGGAGAGAGGCTAAGAGTTAACCTCCGGCTGGTCATAAACCGGCTTAAGCTCctagagaagaagaaaa CTGAGCTCGCCCAGAAAGCAAGGAAGGAGATTGCAGATTACCTGTCCTCTGGAAAGGATGAGCGGGCCCGGATTCGAGTTGAGCACATCATCAGAGAGGACTACATGGTTGAAGCCATGGAAATCCTTGAGCTTTACTGTGACTTGCTGCTCACTCGCTTCGGCCTCATTCAGTCCATGAA GGAACTAGATCCAGGCTTGCAAGAGGCAGTGTCCACAATGATCTGGGCAGCACCGCGCCTCCAGTCAGAGGTGAATGAACTGAAGATC GTGTCCGAACAGCTATGTGCAAAATACAGCAAGGAGTATGGCAAGATGTGCAGGACAAACCAGATTGGAACAGTCAACGACAGG TTGATGCACAAACTGAGTGTGGAGGCACCTCCCAAGATTTTGGTGGAGCGTTATCTGATAGAGATTGCCAAGAACTATAACGTGCCATATGAGCCTGACGCCATGGTCcat CCTGAAGTGTGTCCTGGAGAGGAGGCAGACCTCATTGATGTTGATGCAGACAGGAAGaatggaggtggaggtggtggaggtggtTTCTCTGCTCCTCCTGCTACAGCTATGCATATGCCCATGCCCATGCCCATGCCCATGCCAACAGCTTTTAACTATCCACCTCCAAAAGGAGCC gaaCCTTTTAACCCTTCAGTTGGAACCTACAACTTCCAGCCCCCAGTGGTAGGAGGGCCGCCCCCTCAGCTGCCTTCTTCTCCCCCTACATACGAGTCT ACTTTAG GCCCTACTCCTGCGCCTCGTCACTCGTTTGACCACAACAACCTACCAGAACTTCCTTCCGTTCCCGACACGCTCCCCACCTCCACCCTTGGTGGACACACCACCAACTCAGACGACATCGACTTTGACGATTTGACACGGCGGTTCGAGGAGCTGAAAAAGAAGACCTAA